A section of the Naumovozyma dairenensis CBS 421 chromosome 5, complete genome genome encodes:
- the OMA1 gene encoding metalloendopeptidase (similar to Saccharomyces cerevisiae OMA1 (YKR087C); ancestral locus Anc_5.684): MFKQFSRFSSRMSIFQRNFSPIRSRIRYYYSNPDYYKRFNYRQDQKITFTQLLKDPTSRKYLAILFGTGSLFYITHLEEAPVSGRKRFLWIPRSLELKIGNYTYNSMLSETGNSILPSDHPLAKKVENIFGRIVEAAQKDHTVDRSQLDGIKWKVHIVNDPRAPPNAFVLPGGKVFVFSSILNICQNDDGLATVLSHEFAHQLARHTSENLSKAPIYSIIGLVLYLVTGVENINRLLLDSLLRMPASRQMETEADYIGLMIMAKACFHPEESVKLWQRMSAFEKQIGGSRSLEFLSTHPASDRRIQNISEWLPKANNIYNESECGIFTGYYKAFQDTIFDKNPVEPGFTYDRFQ, encoded by the coding sequence ATGTTCAAACAATTCTCCCGGTTCAGTAGTAGGATGTCCATTTTCCAAAGGAATTTTTCTCCAATCAGATCACGAATAAGATATTACTATTCCAATCCAGATTACTATAAACGTTTCAATTATAGACAAGACCAAAAAATTACATTCACCCAATTACTAAAAGACCCAACTTCGAGGAAATACCTAGcaatattatttggtaCTGGATCATTGTTCTACATAACACATTTAGAAGAGGCGCCAGTTAGTGGCAGGAAAAGGTTTCTTTGGATCCCTCGTTCattagaattgaaaattggtAATTATACATATAACTCCATGTTAAGTGAAACTGGGAATAGTATACTTCCATCCGATCATCCATTAGCTAAAAAGGTTGAAAACATATTCGGAAGAATCGTTGAAGCAGCTCAAAAGGACCATACAGTAGACAGAAGTCAACTAGACGGAATTAAATGGAAAGTTCATATTGTTAACGATCCAAGAGCTCCACCAAATGCATTTGTATTACCTGGTGGGAAAGTTTTCGTGTTCAGCTCAATTTTAAACATTTGTCAAAATGATGACGGGTTAGCCACAGTTCTTTCTCATGAGTTTGCGCATCAATTGGCCAGACATACTTCagaaaatttatcaaaagctccaatatattcaattattgGATTAGTATTATACCTGGTCACTGGTGTAGAGAATATCAatagattattattggatAGCCTCTTAAGAATGCCTGCCTCAAGACAAATGGAAACAGAAGCTGATTATATTGgtttaatgataatggcAAAGGCATGTTTCCATCCTGAAGAATCTGTTAAGTTATGGCAGAGAATGTCAgcatttgaaaaacaaattgGAGGCTCAAGAAGCTTGGAATTCTTAAGTACTCATCCTGCAAGTGATCGTAGAATACAAAATATCTCAGAATGGTTACCAAAGgcaaataatatttataacGAATCAGAATGTGGTATATTTACTGGTTATTATAAAGCTTTCCAAGATACAATATTTGACAAAAATCCCGTTGAGCCAGGTTTTACATACGACAGATTTCAATGA